The following DNA comes from Mycobacteroides immunogenum.
ACGATACGCTTGTATCGTCTCAACGAGGAGGTCACTGACAAGATGTCTGCACTGTTCCCGGCTTATCACGCGTCCTGGGAGACCGACGCACACCGCGACCTGCGCAAGCACGCCGCGGAGTTTCTCCGCAAGGAGTCGACACCCCATCAGGAGCGCTGGAGCGCTCAGCATCAGGTGGACCGCGAATTCTGGAACAAGCTGGGCGACGCGGGCCTGCTCGGCCTGGACCTGCCCGAGGAATACGGCGGCGCCGGAGGCGATTTCGGGTTCTCCGCGGTGGTGGCCGAGGAACTAGCGCTGGCCCAGGACACCGCGACGGGCTGGGCCGTGCACTCGCCGATCGTCGCGCATTACATCAACACCTACGGCAACACCGAGCAGAAGGACCGCTGGATGCCTGGCATCATCAGCGGTGATCTGGTGTTGGCCATCGCGATGACCGAGCCCGGTACCGGCTCGGACCTGCAAGGGGTGCGCACCACTGCCATCCGGGACGGCGATCACTACGTGGTCAACGGCTCGAAGACGTTCATTTCCAACGGCACTCACTGCGACCTGCTGGTGATCGTGGCCAAGACCGATCCGGGGCAGGGCGCGAAAGGCATATCGCTGATCGTCGCCGAAACCAAAGATCTGCCAGGATTCGAACGCGGCCGGGTATTGCAAAAGGTGGGCCAGCACGGGCAGGACACCCGGGAACTGTTCTTCACCGATATGCGCGTACCGGTGGCCAATCGGCTCGGTGAGGAAGACGGACAAGGCTTCTTCCAGCTGATGACACAGCTCGCGCGTGAACGCCTGATCATCGCCGCGGGAAACGCGGGGATGGCCGAGGCCGCGGTGCTTGAGTCCATCGAGTACACCAAGGAACGCGAGGCTTTCGGCAAGCCGCTCATCAAGTTTCAGAACACCAAATTCCAGCTTGCCGAGCTGAAGGCGGAAGTGCTGTCCATCAAGACGACCGTCGACTGGTGTATCCAGAACTACATCGACGGCGCCAACGATCCCGCCACCGCGTCCATTGCCAAGCTGGTGGCCACCGACAAGGGGGTCGCCGTGGTGGATCGGTGTGTGCAGTTCTTCGGCGGCTACGGCTACATGATGGAATACCCGATCGCCCGCGCGTATGCCGCCGCGCGCGTGA
Coding sequences within:
- a CDS encoding acyl-CoA dehydrogenase family protein, producing MSALFPAYHASWETDAHRDLRKHAAEFLRKESTPHQERWSAQHQVDREFWNKLGDAGLLGLDLPEEYGGAGGDFGFSAVVAEELALAQDTATGWAVHSPIVAHYINTYGNTEQKDRWMPGIISGDLVLAIAMTEPGTGSDLQGVRTTAIRDGDHYVVNGSKTFISNGTHCDLLVIVAKTDPGQGAKGISLIVAETKDLPGFERGRVLQKVGQHGQDTRELFFTDMRVPVANRLGEEDGQGFFQLMTQLARERLIIAAGNAGMAEAAVLESIEYTKEREAFGKPLIKFQNTKFQLAELKAEVLSIKTTVDWCIQNYIDGANDPATASIAKLVATDKGVAVVDRCVQFFGGYGYMMEYPIARAYAAARVNKIYGGTSEIMKELISRSL